From a single Equus asinus isolate D_3611 breed Donkey chromosome 2, EquAss-T2T_v2, whole genome shotgun sequence genomic region:
- the EIF3J gene encoding eukaryotic translation initiation factor 3 subunit J yields the protein MAAAAAAAGDSDSWDADTFSVEDPVRKVGGGGTAGGDRWEGEDEDEDVKDNWDDDDDEKKEEAEVKPEVKISEKKKIAEKIKEKERQQKKRQEEIKKRLEEPEEPKVLTPEEQLADKLRLKKLQEESDLELAKETFGVNNTVYGIDAMNPSSRDDFTEFGKLLKDKITQYEKSLYYASFLEALVRDVCISLEIDDLKKITNSLTVLCSEKQKQEKQSKAKKKKKGVVPGGGLKATMKDDLADYGGYDGGYVQDYEDFM from the exons atggcggcggcggcggcagcggcgggggACTCGGACTCCTGGG ACGCGGACACGTTCTCCGTGGAAGACCCGGTGCGGAAGGTGGGGGGCGGCGGCACCGCCGGCGGGGATCGCTGGGAAGGCGAGGACGAGGACGAGGACGTCAAG GATAActgggatgatgatgatgacgaaaaaaaagaggaagcagaaGTAAAACCAG aagtaaaaatttcagaaaagaaaaaaatagcagagaagataaaagagaaagaacgacaacagaagaaaaggcaagaagaaattaaaaagagg TTAGAAGAACCTGAAGAACCTAAAGTGTTAACACCAGAAGAACAATTAGCAGATAAACTCCGGCTAAAGAAATTACAGGAAGAGTCAGACCTCGAATTAGCAAAAGAAACTTTTG GTGTTAATAATACAGTTTATGGAATAGATGCTATGAACCCATCTTCAAGAGATGACTTCACAGAGTTTGGAAAgttgttaaaagataaaattacacAATATGAAAAGTCACTATATTATGCCAGTTTTTTGGAAGCCTTAGTTCGAGATGTGTGTATTTCAT TGGAAATTGACGACTTGAAAAAGATTACCAATTCATTGACTGTGCTTTGCAGTGAAAAACAGAAGCAAGAAAAG CAAAGCAAagccaaaaagaagaagaaaggtgtGGTTCCTGGAGGGGGATTAAAGGCCACCATGAAAGACGATCTGGCAGATTATGGTGGTTATGATGGAGGATATGTACAAGACTATGAAGACTTCATGTGA